Proteins encoded together in one Lathyrus oleraceus cultivar Zhongwan6 chromosome 5, CAAS_Psat_ZW6_1.0, whole genome shotgun sequence window:
- the LOC127083184 gene encoding UDP-glucuronate 4-epimerase 6, with product MASPPDTSKTVKLERYNSYIRKVNSTKLLNASSKLLFRATLLIALVLVFFFTFNYPPLSDSTNHHFHTHSHFLTSAFGGGGAWERQVRHSATPRRPNGFTVLVTGAAGFVGSHCSLALKKRGDGVLGLDNFNTYYDPSLKRARQALLTQHQIFIVEGDLNDAPLLTKLFDVVPITHILHLAAQAGVRYAMQNPQSYIKSNIAGFVNLLEVSKAANPQPAIVWASSSSVYGLNTENPFSELHRTDQPASLYAATKKAGEEIAHTYNHIYGLSLTGLRFFTVYGPWGRPDMAYFFFTKDILHGKTIDVYQTQEGKEVARDFTYIDDIVKGCVGALDTAEKSTGSGGKKKAPAQLRIYNLGNTSPVPVGKLVTILENLLSTKAKKHILKMPRNGDVPYTHANVTLAYTDFGYKPTTDLSTGLRKFVKWYVRYYGIQSGVKKENPLNNELPEDSA from the coding sequence ATGGCTTCTCCACCAGACACAAGCAAAACCGTAAAGCTAGAACGTTACAATAGCTACATCAGAAAAGTTAACAGCACAAAACTCCTTAACGCATCTTCCAAACTTCTCTTCCGAGCCACACTCTTGATAGCACTCGTCCTCGTTTTCTTCTTCACTTTCAATTACCCTCCACTCTCCGACTCCACCAACCACCACTTCCACACTCATTCCCACTTTCTCACCTCCGCATTCGGCGGCGGCGGTGCATGGGAACGCCAAGTCCGTCACTCCGCTACACCGCGCCGTCCTAATGGTTTCACAGTACTTGTAACCGGTGCAGCCGGTTTCGTCGGTTCTCACTGTTCACTCGCTCTTAAAAAACGAGGTGACGGAGTTTTAGGTTTAGATAATTTCAACACCTATTACGACCCGTCGTTGAAGCGCGCGAGACAAGCTTTATTAACTCAGCATCAAATCTTCATTGTTGAAGGTGACCTAAACGACGCGCCGTTGTTAACCAAACTCTTCGATGTAGTTCCGATTACTCACATCCTTCATCTCGCTGCACAAGCCGGTGTTCGTTACGCCATGCAAAATCCACAATCCTACATCAAATCCAACATTGCTGGTTTCGTCAATCTTCTAGAAGTTTCCAAAGCAGCCAATCCTCAACCGGCGATCGTCTGGGCTTCATCAAGCTCAGTTTACGGTCTCAACACGGAGAATCCATTCTCAGAACTTCACCGGACAGATCAACCGGCGAGTCTCTACGCCGCAACTAAAAAAGCCGGCGAGGAAATCGCTCATACTTATAATCACATCTACGGTCTCTCCCTCACCGGACTCCGTTTCTTCACGGTGTACGGTCCTTGGGGAAGACCAGACATGGCGTATTTCTTCTTCACCAAAGATATTCTTCATGGAAAAACCATCGATGTTTACCAGACGCAGGAAGGGAAGGAAGTCGCGCGTGATTTCACCTACATCGACGATATCGTGAAAGGCTGCGTAGGAGCTTTGGACACAGCGGAGAAAAGCACCGGAAGCGGCGGAAAGAAGAAGGCACCGGCGCAATTAAGAATCTACAATCTCGGCAACACATCGCCGGTGCCGGTGGGGAAACTTGTAACGATTCTAGAAAACTTGCTGAGCACGAAGGCGAAGAAACACATCCTCAAGATGCCACGAAACGGCGACGTTCCGTATACGCACGCGAATGTGACATTAGCTTACACAGATTTCGGGTACAAACCAACAACGGATCTTTCAACGGGTTTGAGAAAATTCGTAAAGTGGTACGTTCGTTATTACGGAATTCAGTCAGGGGTAAAAAAGGAAAATCCTCTCAATAACGAACTACCCGAGGATTCCGCTTGA